A portion of the Streptomyces sp. NBC_00376 genome contains these proteins:
- a CDS encoding potassium channel family protein, with protein MGLGDAVDGRVFHVKLPGHDAMARRADEHAVPTRVLLPRRVVDGPARQVAKRLMMALLVLATTVLIVWLDRGGYHDAADDKVDLLDAVYYATVTLSTTGYGDITPYGDGARLTNVVLVTPLRVLFLIILVGTTLEVLTERTREDFRLKRWRTNLRDHTVVVGFGTKGRSAIQTLCATGLKKEQIVIVDPATKVIEIANAEGFVGVVGDATRSEVLLRAELQKARQIIIATQRDDTAVLVALTARQLNRGAKIVAAVREEENAPLLRQSGADAVITSASAAGRLLGLSVLSPSAGTVMEDLIQQGSGLDLVERPVIKAEVGKSVRETEDLVVSVLRGHRLLGYDDPAASPLQLTDRLITIVRASNESPSDGTPTGLPRPRD; from the coding sequence GTGGGCCTCGGCGATGCCGTGGACGGAAGGGTGTTTCACGTGAAACTTCCCGGCCACGATGCGATGGCCAGGCGCGCTGACGAGCATGCCGTACCCACACGGGTGCTGTTGCCACGCAGGGTTGTCGACGGACCGGCGAGGCAGGTTGCCAAGCGGCTGATGATGGCGCTGCTGGTGCTTGCCACAACGGTGCTGATCGTCTGGCTGGACCGCGGCGGATATCACGACGCAGCTGACGACAAGGTCGATCTGCTGGACGCGGTGTACTACGCGACGGTCACCCTCTCCACCACCGGCTACGGCGACATCACCCCGTACGGGGACGGCGCCCGGCTCACCAATGTGGTGCTCGTGACGCCACTGCGGGTGCTCTTCCTGATCATCCTGGTCGGCACCACTCTTGAGGTCCTCACGGAGCGGACCCGGGAGGATTTCCGGCTGAAGCGTTGGAGAACCAACTTGCGTGATCACACCGTTGTCGTCGGCTTCGGGACGAAGGGCCGTTCGGCCATCCAGACCCTGTGTGCCACCGGCCTGAAGAAGGAACAGATCGTCATCGTCGACCCGGCGACCAAGGTGATCGAGATCGCCAACGCCGAAGGGTTCGTCGGGGTGGTCGGCGACGCGACGCGCAGCGAGGTGCTGTTGCGGGCCGAGCTCCAGAAGGCGCGTCAGATCATCATCGCCACCCAGCGCGACGACACGGCGGTGCTGGTGGCGCTGACGGCCCGGCAGCTCAACCGTGGCGCGAAGATCGTCGCGGCGGTGCGCGAGGAGGAGAACGCCCCGTTGCTCCGGCAGTCCGGTGCCGACGCGGTGATCACCAGTGCCAGTGCGGCGGGCCGGCTGCTGGGCCTCTCCGTCCTCAGCCCCAGCGCGGGCACGGTGATGGAGGATCTGATCCAGCAGGGCAGCGGACTCGATCTCGTCGAACGGCCGGTGATAAAGGCCGAGGTGGGCAAGAGCGTCCGGGAGACCGAGGACCTCGTGGTCAGCGTGTTGCGGGGGCATCGGCTGCTGGGTTACGACGATCCGGCGGCCAGCCCTTTGCAGTTGACCGACCGGCTGATCACCATCGTGCGTGCCTCGAACGAGTCGCCGTCGGACGGCACGCCCACCGGACTGCCGCGCCCACGCGACTGA